A window of Cryptomeria japonica chromosome 3, Sugi_1.0, whole genome shotgun sequence contains these coding sequences:
- the LOC131070370 gene encoding beta-glucosidase 34 isoform X2 — MLASFLFTKMGFQGKVRILLTLLSSIMVVESALNRKSFPQGFTFGSSSSAYQFEGAVAKDGRMPSICDTYYDIPSHTLDGSNANVTVNQYYLYPEDIKMMAKVGFDAYRFSISWSRLIPGIEPYVTISHFDIPQALEDEYGGWLDRRIIDDFANYAEVCFNLFGDRVKHWITINEPNLEASIGYDLGVMPPGRCSAPFGNCTQGNSTTEPYIAAHYQLLSHAAAVARLRKNEARKNSSVGFPINQFWYEPLTNSSEDLEAQQRALEFTVGWIFDPIFFGDYPSSMRKRVGERLPKFTEDEVEMLKGSIDFIGLNHYGSLYATDKNSSSTIRDYYADMAVELTGVRDGVPIGPKTAFESSAMILYIVPRGIKLLVEYVKNRYNSPEIFILENGVATEYNETIKEELNDTIRVNFHHDYLVNLLEAIEDGANVKGYFVWSFLDNFELGFGFTLRFGLTYVDFKNHNLPRYSKLSSLWFHQFLTSNTTSLQEKPNSTYIQRTYI; from the exons ATGTTAGCCTCATTTCTGTTTACAAAGATGGGATTTCAAGGGAAAGTGAGGATCTTACTGACTCTTCTGAGCTCAATTATGGTGGTGGAGAGTGCCCTCAACAGAAAGAGCTTTCCCCAGGGATTCACATTTGGCAGTAGTTCATCTGCCTATCAA TTTGAAGGTGCAGTGGCCAAGGATGGGCGAATGCCAAGCATTTGTGACACTTATTATGATATACCCT CACATACCTTGGATGGAAGCAATGCTAATGTTACAGTCAATCAGTATTACTTATATCCA GAAGATATCAAAATGATGGCAAAAGTAGGGTTTGATGCTTACCGCTTCTCAATTTCCTGGTCCAGATTAATTCCAG GCATAGAACCATATGTGACTATCAGCCACTTTGACATTCCACAAGCATTAGAAGATGAATATGGAGGCTGGCTAGACCGTCGCATTAT AGATGATTTTGCAAATTATGCAGAGGTCTGCTTCAACTTATTTGGTGACAGAGTGAAGCATTGGATCACAATAAACGAACCTAATCTAGAGGCAAGTATAGGATATGATCTTGGAGTCATGCCCCCAGGCAGGTGCTCTGCTCCCTTTGGAAATTGCACTCAAGGAAATTCTACTACAGAGCCTTACATTGCTGCCCATTACCAACTCCTTTCACATGCTGCTGCTGTAGCAAGGCTCAGGAAAAATGAGGCAAG AAAAAATAGCTCTGTTGGATTTCCAATCAACCAATTCTGGTACGAACCACTGACAAATAGCAGTGAAGATCTGGAGGCACAACAAAGAGCTCTTGAATTCACAGTAGGATG GATTTTTGATCCAATTTTTTTTGGTGACTATCCCTCTTCCATGAGGAAGAGAGTGGGTGAACGTTTACCCAAATTTACagaagatgaagttgagatgcTTAAGGGCTCCATAGACTTCATAGGTCTCAACCATTATGGGTCTCTGTACGCTACAGACAAAAATTCTTCCTCCACCATCAGAGATTATTATGCTGACATGGCTGTTGAATTAACAG GAGTCCGAGATGGGGTCCCCATTGGACCAAAG ACTGCCTTCGAATCATCTGCCATGATCCTTTACATTGTCCCACGAGGCATCAAGCTATTGGTGGAGTATGTGAAGAATCGATATAATAGTCCTGAGATTTTCATCTTAGAAAATG GAGTAGCAACAGAGTACAATGAAACAATAAAAGAAGAATTGAACGATACGATCAGAGTAAACTTCCACCATGACTATCTCGTAAATTTGTTGGAGGCGATAGA GGATGGAGCAAATGTCAAAGGGTATTTTGTATGGAGTTTTTTGGACAACTTCGAACTTGGTTTTGGCTTCACTCTTCGATTTGGTTTAACTTATGTGGACTTCAAAAACCATAATCTTCCACGATACTCTAAGTTGTCCTCATTGTGGTTCCACCAATTCCTCACATCAAACACCACTTCTTTGCAAGAGAAACCAAATTCTACATACATTCAGCGAACTTATATTTGA
- the LOC131070370 gene encoding coniferin beta-glucosidase isoform X1, translating into MLASFLFTKMGFQGKVRILLTLLSSIMVVESALNRKSFPQGFTFGSSSSAYQFEGAVAKDGRMPSICDTYYDIPSHTLDGSNANVTVNQYYLYPEDIKMMAKVGFDAYRFSISWSRLIPEGRGSVNAIAVEHYNNQINTLLEFGIEPYVTISHFDIPQALEDEYGGWLDRRIIDDFANYAEVCFNLFGDRVKHWITINEPNLEASIGYDLGVMPPGRCSAPFGNCTQGNSTTEPYIAAHYQLLSHAAAVARLRKNEARKNSSVGFPINQFWYEPLTNSSEDLEAQQRALEFTVGWIFDPIFFGDYPSSMRKRVGERLPKFTEDEVEMLKGSIDFIGLNHYGSLYATDKNSSSTIRDYYADMAVELTGVRDGVPIGPKTAFESSAMILYIVPRGIKLLVEYVKNRYNSPEIFILENGVATEYNETIKEELNDTIRVNFHHDYLVNLLEAIEDGANVKGYFVWSFLDNFELGFGFTLRFGLTYVDFKNHNLPRYSKLSSLWFHQFLTSNTTSLQEKPNSTYIQRTYI; encoded by the exons ATGTTAGCCTCATTTCTGTTTACAAAGATGGGATTTCAAGGGAAAGTGAGGATCTTACTGACTCTTCTGAGCTCAATTATGGTGGTGGAGAGTGCCCTCAACAGAAAGAGCTTTCCCCAGGGATTCACATTTGGCAGTAGTTCATCTGCCTATCAA TTTGAAGGTGCAGTGGCCAAGGATGGGCGAATGCCAAGCATTTGTGACACTTATTATGATATACCCT CACATACCTTGGATGGAAGCAATGCTAATGTTACAGTCAATCAGTATTACTTATATCCA GAAGATATCAAAATGATGGCAAAAGTAGGGTTTGATGCTTACCGCTTCTCAATTTCCTGGTCCAGATTAATTCCAG AGGGGAGAGGATCTGTCAATGCCATAGCAGTGGAGCACTACAACAATCAAAttaatacccttttggaatttg GCATAGAACCATATGTGACTATCAGCCACTTTGACATTCCACAAGCATTAGAAGATGAATATGGAGGCTGGCTAGACCGTCGCATTAT AGATGATTTTGCAAATTATGCAGAGGTCTGCTTCAACTTATTTGGTGACAGAGTGAAGCATTGGATCACAATAAACGAACCTAATCTAGAGGCAAGTATAGGATATGATCTTGGAGTCATGCCCCCAGGCAGGTGCTCTGCTCCCTTTGGAAATTGCACTCAAGGAAATTCTACTACAGAGCCTTACATTGCTGCCCATTACCAACTCCTTTCACATGCTGCTGCTGTAGCAAGGCTCAGGAAAAATGAGGCAAG AAAAAATAGCTCTGTTGGATTTCCAATCAACCAATTCTGGTACGAACCACTGACAAATAGCAGTGAAGATCTGGAGGCACAACAAAGAGCTCTTGAATTCACAGTAGGATG GATTTTTGATCCAATTTTTTTTGGTGACTATCCCTCTTCCATGAGGAAGAGAGTGGGTGAACGTTTACCCAAATTTACagaagatgaagttgagatgcTTAAGGGCTCCATAGACTTCATAGGTCTCAACCATTATGGGTCTCTGTACGCTACAGACAAAAATTCTTCCTCCACCATCAGAGATTATTATGCTGACATGGCTGTTGAATTAACAG GAGTCCGAGATGGGGTCCCCATTGGACCAAAG ACTGCCTTCGAATCATCTGCCATGATCCTTTACATTGTCCCACGAGGCATCAAGCTATTGGTGGAGTATGTGAAGAATCGATATAATAGTCCTGAGATTTTCATCTTAGAAAATG GAGTAGCAACAGAGTACAATGAAACAATAAAAGAAGAATTGAACGATACGATCAGAGTAAACTTCCACCATGACTATCTCGTAAATTTGTTGGAGGCGATAGA GGATGGAGCAAATGTCAAAGGGTATTTTGTATGGAGTTTTTTGGACAACTTCGAACTTGGTTTTGGCTTCACTCTTCGATTTGGTTTAACTTATGTGGACTTCAAAAACCATAATCTTCCACGATACTCTAAGTTGTCCTCATTGTGGTTCCACCAATTCCTCACATCAAACACCACTTCTTTGCAAGAGAAACCAAATTCTACATACATTCAGCGAACTTATATTTGA